A DNA window from Bradyrhizobium sp. CCBAU 53421 contains the following coding sequences:
- the fabA gene encoding bifunctional 3-hydroxydecanoyl-ACP dehydratase/trans-2-decenoyl-ACP isomerase, protein MFNPHDFHTPQSSYSKQDLLRSSAGGYFGPGNAQLPAPPMLMMDRITDIGLDGGAFGKGHVAAELDIAPGHWFFACHFAGDPVMPGCLGLDAMWQIIGFWLGWSGSPGKGRALGVGEVKFRGHITPEVRLVRYEVDMRQVRRGRLVLGIADGRVLADGNCVYLAKDMSVGLIAPTG, encoded by the coding sequence TTGTTCAACCCGCACGACTTTCACACGCCGCAATCGTCCTACAGCAAGCAGGATCTGCTGCGCTCGAGCGCCGGCGGCTATTTCGGTCCCGGCAACGCACAGCTGCCGGCGCCACCGATGCTGATGATGGACCGCATCACCGACATCGGCCTCGACGGCGGCGCCTTCGGCAAGGGCCATGTCGCCGCTGAACTCGACATTGCACCGGGCCACTGGTTCTTCGCCTGCCACTTTGCCGGCGATCCCGTGATGCCCGGCTGCCTCGGGCTCGACGCCATGTGGCAGATCATCGGCTTCTGGCTCGGCTGGTCGGGCTCGCCGGGCAAGGGCCGCGCGCTCGGGGTCGGCGAGGTCAAATTCAGGGGCCACATCACGCCGGAGGTCAGGCTCGTGCGCTACGAAGTCGACATGCGCCAGGTCCGGCGCGGCCGGCTGGTACTCGGTATCGCCGACGGCCGCGTGCTCGCCGACGGCAATTGCGTCTATCTGGCGAAGGACATGAGTGTCGGCCTGATCGCGCCGACGGGCTGA
- a CDS encoding TetR/AcrR family transcriptional regulator — protein sequence MTVANQGTRDRLLAAAQDELIEGLGHLEMQAVARRASASVGLAYHHFGSKAGLIAAVVEAFYERLDQAAFSGAKLPAADWAGREKARIGAYVAFHYEHPFAPLVIGPLSRAPEVLDVETAFTARQLAAGARMLAAAQRDGIIPGDLDPYLTIALMIGGIRQALIGALTADRRPDPARLTDDIWAFMAAALRLPAKPSPVKPKATRRSRS from the coding sequence ATGACCGTTGCCAACCAGGGAACGCGGGACAGGCTACTCGCCGCCGCCCAGGACGAGCTGATCGAGGGGCTCGGGCATCTCGAGATGCAAGCCGTCGCAAGACGGGCGTCGGCCTCGGTCGGGCTCGCCTATCACCATTTCGGATCGAAGGCCGGCCTGATCGCCGCCGTCGTCGAGGCGTTTTACGAGCGGCTCGATCAAGCGGCCTTCAGTGGTGCCAAGCTGCCGGCGGCAGACTGGGCGGGCCGGGAGAAGGCGCGCATCGGCGCCTATGTCGCGTTTCACTACGAGCATCCGTTTGCCCCGCTCGTGATCGGACCGCTGAGCCGGGCGCCCGAGGTGCTGGATGTCGAGACCGCCTTCACCGCAAGGCAGCTCGCGGCCGGGGCGCGGATGCTCGCCGCGGCGCAGCGCGACGGGATCATCCCCGGTGACCTCGACCCTTACCTCACCATCGCGCTGATGATCGGCGGCATCCGCCAGGCGCTGATCGGTGCGCTCACGGCCGACCGGCGGCCGGATCCGGCAAGGCTCACCGACGACATCTGGGCCTTCATGGCCGCGGCGCTGCGCCTGCCGGCCAAGCCCTCGCCCGTGAAGCCGAAAGCCACGCGGCGCAGCCGCTCCTAA
- a CDS encoding transglutaminase-like cysteine peptidase: MFGFRGQGKGLAVAAILFATCVSAKAGDVVYASLGDVARSPIGWVEFCTDNPAECRGGKTQPRDIVLSQTAWRDLVRVNKWVNESIKPMTDMDHWGVIEKWSLPSDGYGDCEDYVLLKRKMLMDAGWPREALLITVVRDKKGEGHAVLTVKTDKGEFVLDNQNESIVAWTETGYRFVKRQSQSDPNVWVSLGDSRPAVSTASSR; the protein is encoded by the coding sequence ATGTTTGGGTTCAGGGGACAGGGGAAAGGTTTGGCGGTTGCCGCCATTCTGTTTGCGACGTGCGTGTCGGCCAAGGCCGGCGACGTGGTCTACGCCAGCCTCGGTGACGTTGCGCGTTCGCCGATCGGCTGGGTCGAATTCTGTACCGACAATCCCGCCGAGTGCCGCGGCGGCAAGACGCAACCGCGCGACATCGTGCTGTCGCAGACCGCTTGGCGCGACCTCGTGCGGGTCAACAAGTGGGTCAACGAATCCATCAAGCCGATGACCGACATGGATCATTGGGGCGTGATCGAGAAATGGTCGTTGCCATCGGACGGCTACGGCGACTGCGAGGACTACGTGCTCCTGAAGCGCAAGATGCTGATGGACGCCGGCTGGCCGCGCGAGGCGCTGTTGATCACGGTGGTCCGCGACAAGAAGGGCGAAGGCCACGCGGTGCTGACGGTGAAGACCGACAAGGGCGAGTTCGTGCTCGACAATCAGAACGAGAGCATCGTCGCCTGGACGGAGACCGGCTACCGCTTCGTCAAGCGGCAATCGCAGAGCGATCCCAATGTGTGGGTCTCGCTCGGCGACAGCCGCCCCGCAGTTTCAACCGCAAGCTCGCGCTGA
- a CDS encoding PilZ domain-containing protein yields MSFAQKKTNVVPAAEERRRFQRVKVHLLGRYMLPDRREFPCQIINMSPGGLALLAPGIGNVGDRVIAYLDHIGRVEGRITRIIDNGFAMTIGATARKRDKLAAQLTWLANRDILNLPEDRRHDRIVPRNPIALLTQEDGTRMTCRIIDLSLSGAAIAAENRPPLKSLVMLGRVQARVVRNLEEGFALEFVHEQSAETLEESVTAR; encoded by the coding sequence ATGTCGTTTGCACAGAAGAAAACTAACGTCGTCCCCGCAGCCGAGGAGCGGCGCCGCTTCCAGCGCGTCAAGGTGCACCTGCTCGGCCGCTACATGCTGCCCGACCGGCGCGAGTTTCCCTGCCAGATTATCAACATGTCCCCGGGCGGCCTCGCTCTGCTGGCGCCCGGCATCGGCAATGTCGGCGACCGCGTGATCGCCTATCTCGACCATATCGGCCGGGTCGAGGGCCGCATCACCCGCATCATCGACAACGGCTTTGCGATGACGATCGGCGCCACCGCGCGCAAGCGCGACAAGCTCGCCGCCCAGCTGACCTGGCTCGCCAACCGCGACATCCTCAATCTGCCCGAGGATCGCCGCCACGACCGTATCGTGCCGCGCAACCCGATCGCCCTGCTCACCCAGGAAGACGGCACGCGGATGACCTGCCGCATCATCGACCTTTCGTTGTCCGGCGCTGCGATCGCCGCCGAGAACCGCCCGCCGCTGAAGTCGCTGGTGATGCTCGGCCGGGTGCAGGCTCGCGTGGTGCGAAATCTCGAGGAAGGCTTCGCGCTCGAGTTCGTCCACGAGCAGTCCGCGGAAACCCTCGAAGAGAGCGTTACCGCGAGGTAA
- a CDS encoding FAD-dependent monooxygenase, whose protein sequence is MHNHHPLPHDVVIAGAGPVGLMLACELRLAGCSVLVLEQAADPRSPLKRLPFGMRGLSAPTIEALQRRGMLDEIAARQRAKEDAATAAPWIQQPRRPAGHFAGIQFYHDDIDTSRWPYRLPGPAGTSMAVDMEQLESVLSARAVAMGVEIKRGLGVEAFEQSDDGVTVRAGTETFRGRWLAGCDGGRSIVRKAGGFEFVGTDPEFTGYSVEVEISDPDKLRPGRNYTPTGMYTHARPGTIAMVDFDGGALHRTQEITREHVQAVLRRISGTDVTLTALQLATTWTDRACQAPAYRRGRVLLAGDAAHIHSPLGGQGLNLGLGDAMNLGWKLAATIRGDAPVDLLDSYSRERHPVGAQILDWSRAQVALMRPSRSSRALEAIIRDLIATPDGATYFAERVWGVSLRYDLGAGHPLMGRSVPDFALACGMRLGQLLRDGRGLLLDFEARSALRAFADRWRGRISYVASDAGDRLGLRALLVRPDGVVAWATDIAPDLEETARAAARWFGEPDAASE, encoded by the coding sequence ATGCACAACCACCATCCCCTTCCCCATGATGTCGTGATTGCCGGTGCCGGCCCCGTCGGCCTGATGCTTGCCTGCGAGCTGCGGCTCGCCGGATGCTCGGTGCTGGTGCTGGAGCAGGCCGCGGACCCGCGCTCGCCATTGAAGCGGCTGCCGTTCGGCATGCGCGGCCTCTCGGCGCCCACCATCGAAGCCCTCCAGCGTCGCGGGATGCTGGACGAGATCGCGGCGCGACAGCGTGCGAAAGAAGACGCAGCGACCGCAGCGCCTTGGATACAACAGCCGCGCCGCCCGGCCGGCCATTTCGCCGGCATCCAGTTTTATCACGACGATATCGACACCTCGCGATGGCCGTATCGGCTGCCGGGTCCGGCCGGCACCAGCATGGCGGTCGACATGGAGCAGCTTGAATCTGTGCTATCCGCGCGCGCGGTCGCAATGGGCGTCGAGATCAAACGCGGCCTCGGCGTCGAGGCGTTCGAACAGTCGGATGACGGCGTCACCGTTCGCGCCGGCACCGAGACGTTCCGTGGACGCTGGCTGGCTGGTTGCGACGGCGGCCGCAGCATCGTGCGCAAGGCCGGCGGCTTTGAATTTGTCGGCACCGATCCCGAGTTCACCGGCTATTCGGTCGAGGTCGAGATATCAGATCCGGACAAGCTCCGCCCGGGCCGTAACTACACGCCGACGGGCATGTATACGCATGCACGTCCCGGCACCATCGCGATGGTCGATTTCGACGGCGGCGCCTTGCATCGCACCCAAGAGATCACGCGCGAGCATGTGCAGGCGGTGCTGCGCCGCATCTCCGGCACCGATGTCACATTGACGGCGCTCCAGCTCGCCACCACCTGGACCGATCGCGCCTGTCAGGCGCCGGCGTATCGGAGGGGACGCGTGCTGCTCGCCGGCGATGCCGCGCACATCCATTCTCCGCTGGGCGGCCAGGGGCTCAACCTCGGACTTGGCGATGCGATGAATCTCGGCTGGAAGCTCGCGGCCACGATCCGTGGCGATGCGCCGGTGGACCTGCTCGACAGCTACTCGCGTGAGCGCCATCCGGTGGGCGCGCAGATCCTCGACTGGTCGCGCGCCCAGGTCGCGCTGATGCGGCCGAGCCGCAGCTCGCGTGCGCTCGAAGCCATCATCCGCGACCTGATCGCGACGCCGGACGGCGCGACGTATTTTGCCGAACGCGTATGGGGCGTGTCGCTGCGCTACGATCTCGGCGCCGGCCATCCGCTGATGGGCCGCAGCGTGCCCGACTTCGCGCTCGCCTGCGGGATGAGGCTCGGCCAATTGCTGAGAGACGGACGCGGCCTGCTGCTCGACTTCGAGGCGCGCTCTGCCTTGCGAGCGTTTGCCGATCGCTGGCGCGGCCGGATCAGCTACGTCGCAAGCGACGCCGGCGATCGGCTGGGCTTGCGCGCATTGCTGGTGCGTCCCGACGGGGTTGTGGCCTGGGCCACAGACATCGCGCCGGATCTGGAGGAGACTGCCCGAGCCGCCGCGCGATGGTTCGGAGAACCGGATGCGGCATCTGAGTGA
- a CDS encoding acyl-CoA desaturase, with the protein MKLQPGSERIFADERTDPLDGRVQWAPAKSLWLGGMTAVAIVFGPLLFSWSAFALFIATSAITLCFGHSVGMHRRLIHASFDCPLWLERLCVYLGTLVGMAGPYGMVRLHDFRDWAQRQAACHAYSRHAAGFWRDAWWQLHCILVLKHPPVFQLEPRLADDRFYAFVERSWMWQQLPWAMLFFAMGSWSWLVWGICVRVAVCVTGHWLIGHYSHRQGGQTWVIEGVAAQGYNVGIAGLISMGESWHNNHHAYPGSAKLGLLPGQIDLGWWLIRAFEAAGLARNIKTPDNLAPRPGARRVDGPDNADAVAPHGRALFP; encoded by the coding sequence ATGAAGCTGCAACCCGGGTCCGAACGCATCTTCGCGGACGAGCGCACCGACCCGCTGGACGGGCGCGTGCAATGGGCACCGGCGAAGTCGCTGTGGCTCGGCGGCATGACCGCGGTCGCGATCGTGTTCGGGCCGCTGCTGTTCTCGTGGAGTGCGTTCGCGCTGTTCATCGCGACCAGCGCGATCACGCTGTGCTTCGGTCATTCGGTCGGCATGCATCGCCGCCTGATCCATGCGAGCTTCGATTGTCCGCTGTGGCTCGAGCGGCTCTGCGTCTATCTCGGCACGCTGGTCGGAATGGCCGGCCCCTACGGCATGGTGCGGCTGCATGATTTCCGCGACTGGGCGCAACGCCAGGCGGCGTGCCACGCCTACTCCCGCCATGCTGCCGGCTTCTGGCGCGATGCCTGGTGGCAGCTGCACTGCATCCTGGTGCTGAAGCACCCGCCGGTATTCCAGCTCGAACCGCGGCTTGCCGACGATCGCTTCTATGCCTTCGTCGAGCGCAGCTGGATGTGGCAGCAACTGCCCTGGGCGATGCTCTTCTTTGCGATGGGCTCGTGGAGCTGGCTGGTCTGGGGCATCTGCGTCCGGGTCGCGGTCTGCGTCACCGGTCACTGGCTGATCGGTCACTACTCGCATCGCCAGGGTGGACAGACTTGGGTCATCGAAGGCGTCGCGGCCCAGGGCTACAATGTCGGCATCGCCGGGCTGATCAGCATGGGCGAGAGCTGGCACAACAACCACCACGCCTATCCCGGCTCCGCCAAGCTCGGCCTGCTGCCGGGCCAGATCGATCTCGGCTGGTGGCTGATCAGGGCGTTCGAGGCCGCGGGCCTCGCGCGCAACATCAAGACGCCGGACAATCTTGCGCCGCGCCCCGGTGCGCGCCGCGTCGACGGCCCTGATAACGCTGATGCGGTCGCACCTCACGGCCGCGCGTTGTTCCCGTAA
- a CDS encoding MBL fold metallo-hydrolase → MRLKFWLALVAAILAGTGMASAAEMRVTLLGTGTPTPRLSSFSASTLVEAGPEKLIFDLGRGSTIRLFQKKIPIGAITAHFITHLHSDHIVGLPDMWLTGWIGTPYGSRKTPMVIFGPKGTVAMTENLTKAFAEDIRIRIDDENYPPAGVAFAAKDIEPGPVYENNGVKVTAIEVNHGEKIKPSFGYVVEYDGKKLVQSGDTKPDERIAKAAEGADLLIHEVAVIDPDLFKA, encoded by the coding sequence ATGCGACTGAAATTCTGGCTCGCGCTCGTCGCGGCGATCCTCGCCGGAACCGGCATGGCATCTGCCGCCGAAATGCGGGTCACGTTGCTCGGCACGGGCACGCCGACACCGCGGCTCTCCAGCTTCAGCGCTTCGACGCTGGTGGAGGCGGGGCCCGAGAAGCTGATCTTCGATCTGGGACGCGGCTCGACGATCCGCTTGTTCCAGAAGAAAATCCCGATCGGCGCGATCACGGCGCACTTCATTACTCATCTGCATTCGGACCACATCGTCGGCCTTCCCGACATGTGGCTGACCGGATGGATCGGCACGCCATACGGCTCACGTAAGACTCCGATGGTGATCTTCGGGCCGAAGGGCACCGTGGCGATGACCGAAAATCTCACCAAGGCGTTCGCCGAGGACATCCGCATCCGGATCGATGACGAGAACTATCCGCCTGCAGGCGTCGCGTTCGCGGCCAAGGACATCGAACCGGGCCCGGTCTACGAGAACAATGGCGTCAAGGTCACCGCGATCGAGGTCAATCACGGCGAGAAGATCAAGCCGTCGTTCGGCTACGTCGTCGAATATGACGGCAAGAAGCTGGTGCAGTCGGGCGATACCAAGCCGGACGAGCGGATCGCGAAGGCGGCCGAGGGCGCCGACCTCCTGATCCACGAGGTCGCGGTCATCGATCCCGACCTGTTCAAGGCCTAG